One genomic region from Cyanobacterium stanieri LEGE 03274 encodes:
- a CDS encoding tetratricopeptide repeat protein, producing the protein MKPCYCINPRCPQPDHPDNNNPTSRYCYSCGSELLLNGKYRVSRLLSDDSGFGIVYEVFEGFEPKILKVLQRRWNKQPKAVELFEREYEVLLTLTKENIKGIPQAEDFFEYQPRDEKNLYCLVMEKVDGMDLEKWVQKNDKISQKQALKWLKEVTLILQKIHEHNWFHRDIKPANIMMRNSGELVLIDFGTAREETQTYYQKMEGQQLTGIVSTGYTPNEQQNGQSVVQSDFFALGRTFVYLLTAQHPSSLYDPYKDILSWRQETENVDKPLLDFIDHLMAKFPQDRPNNTEAILKDLDNLNQRLQTRASKGSLVQKILTTTQEIVTKRVAPVSAAEATRQVGNINLSKGVTGGSLAHHRNKLIIGAGVVLLGVVWLLGDFNFLRFARVNSGTSEMDGVENLSGVEEVEDSPDRAVEVDGDDSVDLGEAEDFYNQGNFLRDRQDYAQAIEQYTRAIEINGDYVDAFYNRGLTYADLEDYDRAIADYTQAIEIDPEYLDAYNNRGILYASLEDYDRAIADYTQVLEINPNYVLAHNNLGVAYDRLERFEDAIASYTRAIELNPEYTLAYSNRGLSYNSLGDYESAISNFDQALNLEPNNDNAYYYRGNAHNNLGEYQEAIADYTQALEIDSNNVLAYNNRGISYYNLNSCSEAIADYNRALEINPDYPNSYYNRALCHRDLGENQSALADFGRAALLYQQENNNASYQDAIAEIEKLSSN; encoded by the coding sequence ATATAGGGTTAGTCGTTTACTTAGCGATGATAGTGGATTTGGTATAGTTTATGAAGTCTTTGAAGGATTTGAACCAAAAATATTAAAGGTTTTACAAAGGAGATGGAATAAACAACCCAAGGCAGTGGAATTATTTGAAAGGGAATACGAAGTATTACTTACTTTAACCAAGGAAAATATTAAGGGAATTCCCCAAGCAGAAGATTTCTTCGAGTATCAACCGAGGGATGAGAAGAATTTATATTGTTTGGTGATGGAAAAAGTAGATGGGATGGATTTAGAAAAATGGGTACAAAAAAACGATAAAATCAGCCAAAAACAAGCCTTAAAGTGGTTAAAAGAAGTTACTTTAATTTTGCAAAAAATCCATGAACATAATTGGTTTCATCGAGACATAAAACCGGCCAATATCATGATGCGTAATAGTGGTGAATTGGTGTTGATTGATTTTGGTACGGCAAGGGAAGAAACTCAAACCTACTATCAAAAAATGGAGGGGCAACAATTAACAGGTATTGTTTCCACTGGCTATACTCCCAATGAGCAACAAAACGGTCAATCGGTGGTACAGTCGGACTTTTTTGCCTTAGGGCGAACCTTTGTTTATTTATTGACGGCGCAACATCCTTCTTCTTTATATGATCCTTATAAGGATATTTTAAGTTGGAGACAGGAGACAGAGAATGTGGATAAGCCATTGTTGGATTTTATTGATCATTTGATGGCAAAATTTCCTCAAGATAGACCAAATAATACGGAAGCGATTCTTAAAGATTTGGATAATCTTAATCAAAGATTGCAAACTCGTGCAAGTAAGGGTAGTTTGGTGCAAAAAATATTGACTACCACTCAAGAAATAGTGACTAAGAGGGTTGCTCCCGTTTCGGCAGCTGAGGCTACTAGACAGGTGGGAAATATTAATTTGAGTAAGGGGGTTACGGGGGGAAGTTTGGCCCATCATCGTAATAAGTTGATTATTGGGGCTGGGGTAGTTTTGTTGGGGGTTGTTTGGTTGTTGGGGGATTTTAATTTTCTGCGATTTGCCAGGGTAAATTCTGGTACTTCGGAAATGGATGGTGTGGAAAATCTCAGTGGGGTGGAGGAGGTGGAAGATTCTCCTGATAGGGCAGTGGAGGTTGATGGGGATGATTCTGTTGATTTAGGTGAGGCGGAAGATTTTTATAATCAGGGAAATTTTCTTCGTGATAGGCAGGATTACGCACAGGCCATTGAGCAATATACAAGGGCTATTGAGATTAATGGTGATTATGTGGATGCTTTTTATAATCGTGGTTTGACCTATGCTGATTTGGAGGATTATGATCGGGCGATCGCCGATTACACCCAGGCCATTGAAATTGATCCTGAATATTTAGATGCTTATAATAATCGGGGTATTCTTTATGCTAGTTTGGAGGATTATGATCGGGCGATCGCTGATTATACTCAGGTGCTTGAGATTAATCCTAATTATGTTCTTGCGCATAATAATTTGGGGGTTGCTTATGATCGTTTAGAAAGGTTTGAGGATGCGATCGCCAGTTATACTAGGGCTATTGAATTAAATCCTGAATATACTTTGGCTTATAGTAATAGGGGGCTTTCTTACAATAGTTTGGGGGATTATGAGAGTGCTATTAGTAATTTTGATCAAGCCCTTAATCTTGAGCCCAATAATGATAATGCTTATTATTATCGGGGTAATGCCCATAATAATTTAGGTGAATATCAAGAGGCGATCGCCGATTATACCCAAGCCCTAGAAATTGATAGTAATAATGTTCTTGCCTATAATAATCGAGGTATATCTTACTATAATTTAAATTCATGTTCAGAGGCGATCGCCGATTACAACAGAGCCTTGGAAATTAATCCTGATTATCCTAACTCTTATTACAATCGTGCTTTGTGTCATCGTGACTTAGGGGAAAATCAAAGCGCCCTTGCCGATTTTGGTAGAGCAGCTCTTTTGTATCAACAAGAGAATAATAATGCTAGTTACCAAGATGCGATCGCTGAAATTGAAAAACTATCCTCTAACTAA